In Nymphaea colorata isolate Beijing-Zhang1983 chromosome 3, ASM883128v2, whole genome shotgun sequence, a genomic segment contains:
- the LOC116250536 gene encoding uncharacterized oxidoreductase At4g09670-like translates to MRAPCLPNLVIFTVQIPFQTKREREMVAGCATMREKETEPEAAVRFGIMGCATIARKDSRAIRLAPNARLMAVASRTVERAQQFASENGFPEDAHVYGSYEELLQDPEVDAVYIPLPTSLHRRWVAEAARSGKHVLVEKPVALNAGELQEMLAICEERGVQFMDGTMWMHHPRTTEMRALLSDASLFGNLKWVNSAFTFAGNDDFMENNIRVKADLDALGALGDTGWYCIRSILWAVDYQLPKAVTATRGSVSTNAAGVFLSCGSSLQWDDGRVATFHRSFDSNRTMNLTIAGTRGTLVLNDFVVPFGENSAAFSLSSNTGLTELATGWRSLPDEHRVPTDLPQEACMVREFARLVSSIKDSGSKPDQGWPDITKKTHLVIDAIIASIDKGFETVLL, encoded by the exons ATGCGAGCCCCATGTTTACCAAACCTGGTTATATTTACCGTCCAAATCCCCTTCCagacgaagagagagagagagatggtggcAGGCTGCGCCACCATgagggagaaggagacggaGCCGGAGGCAGCGGTCCGGTTCGGCATCATGGGGTGCGCCACCATAGCCAGGAAGGATTCCAGAGCTATCCGTCTCGCTCCCAATGCCCGGCTCATGGCAGTGGCGAGCCGCACGGTGGAGAGGGCGCAGCAGTTCGCGTCGGAGAACGGCTTCCCGGAGGACGCCCACGTCTACGGGTCATACGAGGAGCTTCTGCAGGACCCGGAGGTGGACGCGGTGTACATCCCCCTTCCGACCTCTCTCCACCGGCGGTGGGTAGCGGAGGCGGCCCGGTCGGGGAAGCACGTGCTGGTGGAGAAGCCGGTGGCGCTGAACGCCGGCGAGCTGCAGGAGATGCTAGCGATCTGCGAGGAAAGAGGGGTGCAGTTCATGGACGGAACGATGTGGATGCACCATCCGCGGACGACCGAGATGCGGGCGCTCCTCTCCGACGCCTCCCTCTTTGGAAACCTCAAATGG GTAAACAGCGCCTTTACATTTGCTGGCAACGACGATTTTATGGAGAACAACATCAGAGTGAAGGCAGATCTTGATGCTCTGGGTGCTCTGGGGGACACAGGATGGTACTGCATCAGGTCCATCTTATGGGCAGTTGACTACCAACTGCCAAAGGCTGTCACGGCCACTCGTGGCTCGGTTTCAACGAATGCAGCTGGAGTTTTTCTCTCCTGCGGATCGTCTCTGCAGTGGGACGACGGCAGAGTGGCGACCTTTCATCGCTCCTTCGATTCCAATAGGACCATGAACTTAACTATCGCAGGAACCAGAGGGACTCTTGTCCTGAATGATTTTGTAGTGCCTTTCGGGGAGAACTCTGCAGCGTTTTCCTTGTCATCAAACACGGGACTCACAGAGCTGGCGACCGGATGGCGTTCTTTGCCTGATGAGCATCGTGTGCCTACTGATTTGCCTCAAGAGGCATGCATGGTGAGGGAGTTTGCAAGGTTGGTCAGTAGCATCAAGGATTCTGGTTCAAAGCCCGACCAGGGATGGCCTGACATCACGAAGAAGACGCATCTGGTGATCGATGCAATTATAGCGTCCATAGACAAGGGATTTGAGACCGTGTTGCTGTGA
- the LOC116250535 gene encoding uncharacterized oxidoreductase At4g09670-like isoform X2, with amino-acid sequence MRAACYLSNPHSDAQRERARERDMAIRFRITSCAATTEKENKMEAEQEAAVRIGVMGCATIAKKVSRAIRLAPNARLVAVASRTAEKARRFAMENGFPEDARVCGSYEELLEDPAMDAVYMPLPTSLHRRWVPEAARRGKHILVEKPAALAARELEEMLVVCEDMGVQFMDGTMWMHHPRTAKMRELLSDASLFGDLRWVNSAFTFAATDYFLKNDIRVKPDLDALGALGDAGWYCIRSILWAADYELPKTVTAIRGTVSRNAAGVLLSCGSSLLWDDEKVATFHCSFNSNLTTNFTVSGTRDSGFTELVTGWSPLPTQLHVATDLPQEACLVREFARLVRAIIDSGSKPDQKWPVITKKTQMVLDAVKASIGKGYEPVSL; translated from the exons ATGCGAGCTGCTTGTTATCTATCTAACCCCCACTCAGACGCacagagagagcgagcgagagagagagatatggcgATCCGGTTCAGGATAACTAGCTGCGCCGCCACGACGGAGAAGGAGAACAAGATGGAGGCGGAACAGGAGGCGGCCGTCCGAATCGGCGTCATGGGGTGTGCGACCATCGCGAAGAAGGTTTCCAGAGCCATCCGTCTCGCTCCCAACGCCCGCCTCGTCGCGGTCGCGAGTCGAACGGCGGAGAAGGCTCGACGGTTCGCGATGGAGAACGGCTTCCCAGAGGACGCCCGCGTGTGCGGATCCTACGAGGAGCTGCTGGAGGACCCGGCGATGGACGCGGTGTACATGCCCCTCCCGACGTCGCTCCATCGCCGGTGGGTGCCAGAGGCAGCCAGACGAGGGAAGCACATCCTGGTGGAAAAGCCGGCGGCACTGGCCGCCAGGGAGCTGGAGGAAATGCTGGTGGTTTGCGAGGACATGGGAGTGCAGTTCATGGACGGGACAATGTGGATGCACCATCCACGGACGGCCAAGATGCGGGAGCTCCTCTCCGACGCCTCCCTCTTTGGGGACCTCAGATGG GTAAACAGTGCCTTCACGTTTGCTGCCACGGATTATTTTCTCAAGAACGACATCAGGGTGAAGCCAGATCTTGATGCTCTGGGTGCTCTGGGGGACGCAGGATGGTACTGTATCAGGTCGATCTTATGGGCAGCAGATTATGAACTGCCTAAGACTGTGACTGCAATTCGTGGCACAGTTTCCAGAAATGCAGCGGGAGTTCTGCTGTCTTGCGGATCGTCGCTGTTATGGGATGACGAAAAAGTAGCGACCTTTCATTGCTCGTTCAATTCCAACCTGACCACGAATTTCACTGTCAGTGGAACCAGAG ACTCGGGATTTACGGAGCTGGTGACAGGATGGTCACCATTGCCTACACAGCTTCATGTTGCCACTGATCTGCCTCAAGAGGCCTGCTTGGTGAGGGAATTTGCAAGGTTGGTGAGGGCAATTATAGATTCTGGTTCAAAGCCAGATCAGAAATGGCCCGTCATCACAAAGAAGACACAGATGGTACTTGATGCAGTCAAGGCGTCGATAGGAAAGGGATACGAACCTGTATCGCTGTGA
- the LOC116250535 gene encoding uncharacterized oxidoreductase At4g09670-like isoform X1, which yields MRAACYLSNPHSDAQRERARERDMAIRFRITSCAATTEKENKMEAEQEAAVRIGVMGCATIAKKVSRAIRLAPNARLVAVASRTAEKARRFAMENGFPEDARVCGSYEELLEDPAMDAVYMPLPTSLHRRWVPEAARRGKHILVEKPAALAARELEEMLVVCEDMGVQFMDGTMWMHHPRTAKMRELLSDASLFGDLRWVNSAFTFAATDYFLKNDIRVKPDLDALGALGDAGWYCIRSILWAADYELPKTVTAIRGTVSRNAAGVLLSCGSSLLWDDEKVATFHCSFNSNLTTNFTVSGTRGTLHVDDFVVPFKENSATFSFSSDSGFTELVTGWSPLPTQLHVATDLPQEACLVREFARLVRAIIDSGSKPDQKWPVITKKTQMVLDAVKASIGKGYEPVSL from the exons ATGCGAGCTGCTTGTTATCTATCTAACCCCCACTCAGACGCacagagagagcgagcgagagagagagatatggcgATCCGGTTCAGGATAACTAGCTGCGCCGCCACGACGGAGAAGGAGAACAAGATGGAGGCGGAACAGGAGGCGGCCGTCCGAATCGGCGTCATGGGGTGTGCGACCATCGCGAAGAAGGTTTCCAGAGCCATCCGTCTCGCTCCCAACGCCCGCCTCGTCGCGGTCGCGAGTCGAACGGCGGAGAAGGCTCGACGGTTCGCGATGGAGAACGGCTTCCCAGAGGACGCCCGCGTGTGCGGATCCTACGAGGAGCTGCTGGAGGACCCGGCGATGGACGCGGTGTACATGCCCCTCCCGACGTCGCTCCATCGCCGGTGGGTGCCAGAGGCAGCCAGACGAGGGAAGCACATCCTGGTGGAAAAGCCGGCGGCACTGGCCGCCAGGGAGCTGGAGGAAATGCTGGTGGTTTGCGAGGACATGGGAGTGCAGTTCATGGACGGGACAATGTGGATGCACCATCCACGGACGGCCAAGATGCGGGAGCTCCTCTCCGACGCCTCCCTCTTTGGGGACCTCAGATGG GTAAACAGTGCCTTCACGTTTGCTGCCACGGATTATTTTCTCAAGAACGACATCAGGGTGAAGCCAGATCTTGATGCTCTGGGTGCTCTGGGGGACGCAGGATGGTACTGTATCAGGTCGATCTTATGGGCAGCAGATTATGAACTGCCTAAGACTGTGACTGCAATTCGTGGCACAGTTTCCAGAAATGCAGCGGGAGTTCTGCTGTCTTGCGGATCGTCGCTGTTATGGGATGACGAAAAAGTAGCGACCTTTCATTGCTCGTTCAATTCCAACCTGACCACGAATTTCACTGTCAGTGGAACCAGAGGTACACTTCACGTCGATGATTTTGTTGTACCTTTTAAGGAGAATTCTGCtactttttccttctcctcagACTCGGGATTTACGGAGCTGGTGACAGGATGGTCACCATTGCCTACACAGCTTCATGTTGCCACTGATCTGCCTCAAGAGGCCTGCTTGGTGAGGGAATTTGCAAGGTTGGTGAGGGCAATTATAGATTCTGGTTCAAAGCCAGATCAGAAATGGCCCGTCATCACAAAGAAGACACAGATGGTACTTGATGCAGTCAAGGCGTCGATAGGAAAGGGATACGAACCTGTATCGCTGTGA
- the LOC116250535 gene encoding uncharacterized oxidoreductase At4g09670-like isoform X3 has translation MRAACYLSNPHSDAQRERARERDMAIRFRITSCAATTEKENKMEAEQEAAVRIGVMGCATIAKKVSRAIRLAPNARLVAVASRTAEKARRFAMENGFPEDARVCGSYEELLEDPAMDAVYMPLPTSLHRRWVPEAARRGKHILVEKPAALAARELEEMLVVCEDMGVQFMDGTMWMHHPRTAKMRELLSDASLFGDLRWVNSAFTFAATDYFLKNDIRVKPDLDALGALGDAGWYCIRSILWAADYELPKTVTAIRGTVSRNAAGVLLSCGSSLLWDDEKVATFHCSFNSNLTTNFTVSGTRGWSPLPTQLHVATDLPQEACLVREFARLVRAIIDSGSKPDQKWPVITKKTQMVLDAVKASIGKGYEPVSL, from the exons ATGCGAGCTGCTTGTTATCTATCTAACCCCCACTCAGACGCacagagagagcgagcgagagagagagatatggcgATCCGGTTCAGGATAACTAGCTGCGCCGCCACGACGGAGAAGGAGAACAAGATGGAGGCGGAACAGGAGGCGGCCGTCCGAATCGGCGTCATGGGGTGTGCGACCATCGCGAAGAAGGTTTCCAGAGCCATCCGTCTCGCTCCCAACGCCCGCCTCGTCGCGGTCGCGAGTCGAACGGCGGAGAAGGCTCGACGGTTCGCGATGGAGAACGGCTTCCCAGAGGACGCCCGCGTGTGCGGATCCTACGAGGAGCTGCTGGAGGACCCGGCGATGGACGCGGTGTACATGCCCCTCCCGACGTCGCTCCATCGCCGGTGGGTGCCAGAGGCAGCCAGACGAGGGAAGCACATCCTGGTGGAAAAGCCGGCGGCACTGGCCGCCAGGGAGCTGGAGGAAATGCTGGTGGTTTGCGAGGACATGGGAGTGCAGTTCATGGACGGGACAATGTGGATGCACCATCCACGGACGGCCAAGATGCGGGAGCTCCTCTCCGACGCCTCCCTCTTTGGGGACCTCAGATGG GTAAACAGTGCCTTCACGTTTGCTGCCACGGATTATTTTCTCAAGAACGACATCAGGGTGAAGCCAGATCTTGATGCTCTGGGTGCTCTGGGGGACGCAGGATGGTACTGTATCAGGTCGATCTTATGGGCAGCAGATTATGAACTGCCTAAGACTGTGACTGCAATTCGTGGCACAGTTTCCAGAAATGCAGCGGGAGTTCTGCTGTCTTGCGGATCGTCGCTGTTATGGGATGACGAAAAAGTAGCGACCTTTCATTGCTCGTTCAATTCCAACCTGACCACGAATTTCACTGTCAGTGGAACCAGAG GATGGTCACCATTGCCTACACAGCTTCATGTTGCCACTGATCTGCCTCAAGAGGCCTGCTTGGTGAGGGAATTTGCAAGGTTGGTGAGGGCAATTATAGATTCTGGTTCAAAGCCAGATCAGAAATGGCCCGTCATCACAAAGAAGACACAGATGGTACTTGATGCAGTCAAGGCGTCGATAGGAAAGGGATACGAACCTGTATCGCTGTGA